In Silene latifolia isolate original U9 population chromosome X, ASM4854445v1, whole genome shotgun sequence, the following proteins share a genomic window:
- the LOC141619083 gene encoding protein FAR1-RELATED SEQUENCE 5-like, translated as MTEVQKQFVTKEKVLKLGGVKAYRGWKELCGGYDNIGATEVDFKNFVGGHKNLHWFYRRDATYGTNKYDMVFVPFTGVDHHKRCITFRAGLIGDESIECYTWLFKTFLEAMGGCQPRIIITDQDKSMKSVVPEVFKELTHRLCMWHIMKKLREKVSYQLFQDEDFKTRLNRCVWNNQLEPDEFEEQWGKIMTGYQLVEHEWFSDLYDLREQVDPRLF; from the exons ATGACAGAGGTACAGAAGCAATTTGTCACAAAGGAAAAGGTGCTAAAACTAGGTGGTGTGAAAGCCTATAGAGGTTGGAAGGAGCTGTGTGGAGGTTACGACAACATTGGGGCTACTGAGGTTGATTTCAAAAACTTTGTCGGGGGACATAAAAACCTACATTG GTTTTATCGGCGAGATGCTACATATggaacaaacaagtacgatatggtgTTTGTGCCTTTCACAGGAGTTGATCACCACAAAAGGTGCATAACGTTTAGAGCTGGGTTGATAGGTGATGAAAGTATTGAGTGTTATACATGGCTGTTCAAGACATTTTTGGAAGCAATGGGCGGGTGCCAACCGAGAATTATAATTACTGATCAGGACAAATCAATGAAGTCGGTAGTCCCGGAAGTGTTTAAGGAGTTAACACACAGACTGTGCATGTGGCACATAATGAAGAAACTAAGAGAGAAAGTCAGTTATCAACTGTTTCAAGATGAGGATTTTAAGACCAGGCTCAAtaggtgtgtttggaacaaccaacTTGAGCCTGATGAATTCGAAGAACAATGGGGGAAGATAATGACTGGTTATCAACTTGTAGAACACGAGTGGTTTTCAGATTTGTACGATCTCAGGGAACAAGTGGATCCCCGCCTATTTTAA